The following are encoded in a window of uncultured Ilyobacter sp. genomic DNA:
- a CDS encoding flavodoxin family protein, with product MKVIAINGSPKKDGNTYHALNMVINELKNEGIEAEILHIGNKVIRGCTACGACIKNKNERCIIDDEVNGAIQKIKEADGIILGSPVHYSAIGGTMKSFLDRTFYVAGVNGGLFRHKVGAAVVAVRRSGGLPAFEQLNNFLNYSEMLIPTSNYWNVIHGTAPGEVLKDQEGVQIMRILGKNMAWTLKLVENGMDKVKSPEKEAKQFMHYIR from the coding sequence ATGAAAGTAATCGCTATAAACGGAAGTCCAAAAAAAGACGGGAATACATACCACGCACTTAATATGGTTATCAATGAGCTGAAAAACGAAGGTATAGAGGCTGAGATACTGCATATAGGAAACAAAGTGATAAGAGGCTGTACAGCTTGTGGTGCATGTATAAAAAATAAAAATGAAAGATGTATTATCGACGATGAAGTAAACGGTGCAATTCAAAAGATAAAAGAGGCAGATGGTATAATCCTGGGATCGCCTGTACACTACTCTGCTATAGGGGGAACTATGAAGTCTTTTTTAGACAGAACTTTCTATGTGGCAGGGGTCAACGGAGGATTGTTCCGTCATAAAGTGGGAGCAGCAGTTGTAGCAGTAAGACGTTCTGGGGGGCTTCCTGCATTTGAACAGCTAAATAACTTTTTAAATTATTCTGAGATGCTTATTCCTACATCTAATTATTGGAATGTAATACACGGAACAGCCCCTGGAGAGGTTTTAAAAGACCAAGAGGGTGTACAGATAATGAGAATTTTAGGTAAAAATATGGCATGGACACTGAAACTTGTGGAAAACGGAATGGATAAGGTAAAATCCCCAGAAAAAGAAGCCAAACAATTCATGCATTATATAAGATAG
- a CDS encoding helix-turn-helix domain-containing protein — MLTVDNKNYICSLDYAMSIIKGKWKSVIICHLNKSPTRFLELQRKLPGVSQKVLTENLKELENYKIIKKIVFPEVPPRVEYELTDTGFKLFEIIFQLEIWGKDYIKEFKR, encoded by the coding sequence ATGTTAACTGTCGATAATAAGAATTATATATGTTCCTTAGATTATGCTATGAGCATCATAAAAGGAAAATGGAAGTCTGTTATAATATGCCATCTCAATAAATCACCCACAAGGTTTTTAGAACTTCAGAGAAAGCTTCCCGGGGTGAGCCAAAAGGTGTTAACAGAAAATTTAAAAGAACTTGAAAACTATAAAATAATCAAGAAAATTGTATTTCCCGAGGTCCCTCCGAGAGTGGAGTATGAACTCACAGATACGGGCTTCAAACTTTTTGAAATAATTTTTCAGCTGGAAATCTGGGGAAAAGATTATATAAAAGAATTCAAACGTTAA
- a CDS encoding epoxyqueuosine reductase QueH, producing MKINYQKELEQILEKVNKCEKTPRLLLHSCCAPCSSYVLEYLSNYFEITINFYNPNITFKEEYQKRLEEQRIFNRDMKVKNEIKLIEGRYDVGEFFECIEGLEDSREGGERCFKCYRLRLEDTAKKAKEMGFDYFSTVLSISPLKNSQKINEIGKELEEKYGVKFLTGDFKKKNGYKRSVELSKEHNLYRQDYCGCVFSKVEKETKEK from the coding sequence ATGAAAATTAATTATCAGAAAGAATTAGAGCAAATATTGGAGAAAGTGAATAAATGTGAAAAAACACCTAGACTTCTTTTGCATTCTTGCTGTGCACCATGCAGTTCTTATGTACTAGAATATCTGAGTAACTATTTTGAGATCACAATAAATTTTTATAATCCCAACATAACCTTCAAAGAGGAGTATCAAAAGAGACTTGAAGAGCAGAGAATTTTTAACAGGGACATGAAGGTGAAAAATGAGATTAAGCTTATAGAGGGAAGATATGATGTAGGAGAATTCTTTGAGTGTATAGAGGGATTAGAAGATTCTAGAGAGGGCGGCGAGAGATGTTTTAAGTGCTATCGTCTGAGACTTGAAGACACTGCCAAAAAAGCCAAGGAGATGGGATTTGACTATTTTTCTACTGTGCTTTCAATAAGTCCCCTCAAAAATTCTCAAAAGATAAATGAGATAGGAAAAGAACTTGAGGAAAAATACGGAGTAAAATTTCTCACAGGAGATTTTAAAAAGAAAAACGGATACAAAAGGTCGGTGGAGTTGTCTAAAGAGCATAACCTTTACAGGCAGGACTACTGTGGTTGCGTATTTTCAAAGGTCGAAAAAGAAACAAAAGAGAAATAA
- a CDS encoding NUDIX hydrolase, translating into MKFKHIDKKVVYKNDHFEISQEKLVLPGGKEVWWSFIEGVDAVGILALTNDNKIILVKQYRPAIQEFILEIPAGLIEPGETPEETAYRELEEEAGYRAKSMEKIYEYYSSPGISKSKTHIFLAKSLVKTKQSLDDDEFLEIIEASFEELGGLNLVDGKSILAMKHLEILGKPSII; encoded by the coding sequence ATGAAGTTTAAGCATATAGATAAAAAGGTTGTTTATAAGAATGACCACTTCGAAATATCTCAAGAAAAACTAGTGCTTCCAGGAGGGAAAGAGGTATGGTGGAGTTTTATAGAGGGAGTAGATGCTGTAGGGATACTAGCACTTACAAATGACAACAAGATCATCCTGGTGAAACAGTATAGACCTGCCATCCAGGAGTTCATACTAGAGATACCGGCAGGGCTTATAGAACCAGGAGAGACTCCTGAAGAAACGGCCTACAGAGAACTAGAAGAGGAAGCTGGATACAGGGCAAAAAGCATGGAGAAAATATATGAGTACTACTCCAGTCCCGGTATATCCAAATCTAAAACCCACATATTTTTGGCAAAATCTCTGGTAAAGACAAAACAGTCCCTAGATGATGATGAGTTTCTAGAGATAATAGAGGCTTCTTTTGAAGAGCTAGGAGGTCTAAATCTAGTTGACGGTAAATCTATACTTGCCATGAAACATCTTGAAATATTGGGGAAACCCTCTATTATTTAG
- a CDS encoding RNA methyltransferase — MEFIKSKENKLYKTIKKLKTRKYREKEKLFIAEGQKFLDFKETPWAMLLKEGDNRYIEKAEGFTCPKYILSEALFNELSSQENSQGILLIYSMCESSIETIGHNIVVLDRIQDPGNLGTIIRVADAAGYRDIILLKGSVDVYNEKTVRSSMGSLFNMNFIYMEEEEVIKFIDQENYKSTVTALREDAIPYTDIIPGSKNAIIFGNEGQGVSERIIESSHSKVIIPIYGLAESLNVAVAAGIVLYKFRELLI, encoded by the coding sequence TTGGAATTTATAAAAAGTAAAGAGAATAAACTCTATAAAACAATAAAAAAGCTAAAAACAAGAAAATACAGAGAAAAAGAAAAACTCTTTATTGCAGAGGGACAGAAGTTTTTGGATTTTAAGGAAACACCTTGGGCTATGCTGCTAAAAGAAGGAGATAATAGGTACATAGAAAAGGCAGAGGGTTTCACGTGTCCAAAGTATATTCTCTCTGAGGCACTATTTAATGAACTGAGCTCCCAGGAGAATTCACAGGGGATACTTCTTATATATTCAATGTGCGAATCCTCTATAGAAACTATAGGGCATAATATAGTGGTCCTTGACAGGATACAGGACCCGGGAAACCTTGGAACAATAATCAGAGTGGCAGATGCAGCAGGTTATAGAGACATCATACTTCTAAAGGGAAGCGTAGACGTGTATAATGAAAAAACTGTAAGAAGCAGTATGGGTTCCCTCTTCAATATGAACTTCATATATATGGAAGAGGAAGAGGTGATAAAGTTTATTGATCAAGAGAATTATAAGTCTACTGTAACTGCGCTAAGGGAAGACGCCATACCCTATACGGATATAATTCCAGGATCTAAGAATGCCATCATATTTGGAAACGAGGGGCAGGGGGTGTCTGAAAGGATAATAGAAAGCAGCCACAGCAAGGTCATAATACCCATCTACGGTTTGGCAGAATCCCTAAATGTAGCTGTGGCCGCAGGGATAGTTCTTTATAAGTTCAGAGAACTCTTGATTTAG
- the ybaK gene encoding Cys-tRNA(Pro) deacylase — protein sequence MKKTNAMRLLDAKKYKYKIEEYPVDENDLSAVSAAAKTGQDIRRIFKTLVLIGDKTGYLVACTPGERELDLKSLAKVSQNKKVEMIPMKDLEKITGYIRGGCSPLGMKKNYPTYIDESAKEFPSILISGGKRGLQIELEAENLAEMLNGVFISISFI from the coding sequence ATGAAAAAGACAAATGCCATGCGTCTCTTGGATGCAAAAAAATATAAATATAAGATAGAAGAATACCCTGTAGATGAAAACGACCTCAGTGCAGTATCAGCAGCTGCAAAGACAGGTCAGGATATAAGGAGAATCTTTAAGACATTGGTGCTTATAGGGGATAAAACAGGCTACCTTGTCGCCTGTACCCCTGGAGAAAGAGAGTTAGACCTGAAATCCCTGGCCAAGGTCAGCCAAAACAAGAAGGTAGAGATGATTCCCATGAAGGATTTAGAAAAAATAACGGGATATATAAGAGGAGGGTGCTCACCTCTAGGGATGAAAAAGAATTACCCTACTTACATAGATGAAAGTGCCAAGGAATTTCCTTCTATACTTATAAGTGGTGGGAAAAGAGGGCTTCAGATAGAGTTAGAAGCTGAAAACCTTGCTGAGATGCTCAATGGAGTATTTATATCAATATCTTTTATTTAA
- the crtI gene encoding phytoene desaturase family protein, which translates to MKKIIIIGAGPGGLSAGMLLASKGYDVNIFEKQDHIGGRNSQIKVGAYSFDLGPTFFLMKNILEEIFSETGRELKNYVNLMEINPMYRLKFSEKKEFYPYSMGNDNKMKEEMKRAFPLEHKNYLRYIEREEKKFQRLLPCLQVPYNSFFDFLKPNFLKSLPYLDAYKSIYDVLSDYFTDEDLKLSFTFQAKYIGMSPWEAPGTFSIISYLEHKFGVYHVEGGLNRLSGAMGKVIEEEGGKLSLSAPVKEILFDGRKAIGVLLENGTRVLGDHIIMNADFAHGIKNLVPESLKGKYKDERLRTKKYSCSTFMLYLGLNKIYDTLPHHNIIFAKDYRGNVEEMSKKKILSDDFSFYVQNPSVTDSTLAPRGKSALYVLVPVPNNKSNIDWEKEKDNYKSRVLDALEKNGNFKNIRDFIEVEKVISPKNWEIDRDVYLGATFNLGHQVSQMLVFRPHNKLEGYENFYIVGGGTHPGSGLPTIYESGRIVSKIILKEK; encoded by the coding sequence ATGAAAAAAATTATTATTATTGGAGCGGGACCAGGTGGCCTTTCTGCAGGCATGCTTTTGGCGTCTAAAGGATATGATGTAAATATATTCGAAAAACAGGATCATATAGGGGGAAGAAACTCCCAAATAAAAGTTGGGGCCTATTCTTTTGATTTGGGACCTACTTTTTTTCTTATGAAGAATATACTGGAAGAAATTTTTTCTGAAACTGGGAGGGAATTAAAAAATTATGTTAATCTCATGGAGATAAACCCAATGTACAGATTAAAATTCTCAGAAAAAAAAGAATTTTATCCCTACTCCATGGGAAATGATAATAAAATGAAAGAGGAGATGAAAAGGGCTTTCCCTTTAGAACATAAAAACTATCTGCGGTATATAGAGAGAGAGGAGAAAAAGTTTCAGAGACTTCTTCCATGCCTTCAGGTTCCATACAATAGTTTTTTTGACTTTTTGAAACCTAATTTTCTAAAGAGTCTACCTTATCTTGATGCATACAAATCCATATATGACGTACTAAGCGACTACTTTACTGACGAAGATCTCAAGCTTTCTTTTACATTTCAGGCAAAATATATAGGAATGTCTCCCTGGGAAGCACCGGGGACTTTTAGCATAATATCCTACCTCGAGCATAAGTTTGGTGTGTATCATGTAGAGGGGGGACTAAACAGACTTTCTGGAGCTATGGGAAAAGTTATAGAGGAGGAAGGAGGGAAATTATCTCTTTCTGCGCCGGTGAAGGAGATCCTTTTTGATGGTCGTAAAGCTATAGGGGTTTTATTAGAAAACGGGACAAGGGTTTTAGGAGATCACATAATAATGAATGCTGACTTTGCTCATGGAATAAAAAACCTGGTTCCTGAATCTCTTAAGGGTAAATACAAAGATGAAAGGTTAAGAACCAAAAAATATTCCTGTTCCACATTCATGCTCTATCTGGGCCTAAATAAGATCTACGACACCCTGCCACATCACAACATTATCTTTGCAAAGGATTACAGGGGAAATGTGGAGGAGATGTCTAAAAAGAAAATACTTTCTGATGATTTTTCTTTTTATGTGCAAAATCCATCTGTGACCGACTCTACCCTTGCACCTCGTGGAAAATCAGCCCTCTATGTCTTAGTCCCTGTCCCAAACAATAAATCAAATATAGACTGGGAGAAGGAAAAAGACAATTATAAAAGCAGGGTCTTAGATGCTCTGGAGAAAAATGGAAATTTTAAAAATATCAGAGATTTTATAGAGGTGGAGAAGGTTATAAGCCCCAAAAACTGGGAAATTGACAGAGATGTCTATCTAGGTGCTACCTTTAACCTTGGACACCAGGTATCTCAGATGCTTGTTTTCAGACCTCACAATAAACTTGAGGGATATGAAAATTTTTATATAGTAGGAGGAGGAACTCACCCTGGAAGTGGACTTCCCACTATATATGAATCAGGAAGAATTGTTTCTAAAATTATTTTAAAGGAGAAATAA
- a CDS encoding AarF/ABC1/UbiB kinase family protein, translating into MNGISFLRLIKSFYSSELPSLEKIEKKGLLAVKIAQHYALRVDFIREEMCYHLSKLYTHSFPAEKKNLSQLLSGNSEILNHFKSWDETPFSSASVGQVHKAVLNNGEVVAVKIIKKEFKKGFIEDIERIEKPIKKIGYLWPKFNRIFNPIGIIENIRNYTLDELDLKNEAKGIEVLRSYKDNFSKEFDLSNLKFPKVYPKLSSEKILVTEFIDGETFDSLLNNKRLPYKTLLELFRLHSFYIFKLGVFHGDIHPGNVILGKDGNIYLVDCASLSEITPKLKKGLFWFFYYLSRYDYKNAAKYLHEMSTDRLERPAFDEFEKKFIELYKDFTLATVSEVSLTKRMMETIKMGINFGMNFGDQMFPVIKSLMYLDGMVMRCNPKAVLMEDMRNFTVKLEEHMK; encoded by the coding sequence ATGAACGGAATCTCATTTTTAAGACTTATAAAATCTTTTTATTCATCTGAACTCCCAAGCCTTGAAAAAATAGAAAAAAAAGGTCTTTTGGCTGTCAAGATAGCCCAGCACTATGCACTCAGAGTCGACTTCATACGGGAGGAGATGTGCTATCACCTTTCAAAGCTTTACACTCACAGTTTTCCAGCAGAAAAAAAGAATCTTTCTCAACTGCTTTCTGGTAATTCAGAGATATTAAATCATTTCAAATCCTGGGATGAGACCCCATTTTCTTCAGCATCAGTTGGGCAGGTTCACAAGGCTGTATTAAACAACGGAGAGGTGGTGGCGGTAAAAATAATAAAAAAGGAGTTTAAAAAGGGGTTTATAGAGGATATAGAAAGGATAGAGAAACCTATAAAAAAAATAGGCTATTTGTGGCCAAAATTCAATAGAATATTTAACCCAATTGGGATAATAGAGAATATAAGAAATTACACTCTTGATGAACTCGATTTGAAAAATGAAGCCAAGGGTATAGAGGTTTTAAGATCGTACAAAGATAATTTTTCAAAGGAGTTTGATCTATCAAATCTAAAGTTTCCAAAGGTGTATCCAAAACTTTCAAGTGAAAAAATTTTGGTAACCGAATTTATAGATGGAGAAACCTTTGACTCCCTCTTAAACAATAAAAGACTCCCTTACAAAACTCTTTTAGAGCTTTTCAGACTTCATAGCTTTTATATCTTCAAACTAGGAGTATTTCACGGTGATATACACCCTGGAAACGTTATCTTGGGAAAAGACGGAAATATCTACCTTGTAGACTGCGCCTCACTGTCTGAGATTACACCTAAATTAAAAAAAGGTTTATTTTGGTTTTTTTACTATCTCAGCCGTTATGACTATAAAAATGCAGCAAAATATCTCCATGAGATGTCAACTGATAGGTTGGAAAGGCCTGCCTTTGATGAATTTGAAAAAAAATTTATAGAACTTTATAAGGATTTTACCTTAGCTACAGTAAGTGAGGTAAGTCTGACAAAAAGAATGATGGAAACAATAAAAATGGGAATAAATTTTGGAATGAATTTTGGAGACCAGATGTTTCCTGTTATCAAAAGCTTGATGTATCTAGACGGAATGGTCATGAGATGCAATCCAAAGGCGGTTCTCATGGAAGATATGAGGAATTTCACAGTGAAGTTAGAAGAGCATATGAAATGA
- the htpX gene encoding zinc metalloprotease HtpX, which produces MKTLKTFLLMFVMTVILMFFGSILGGQRGMTIALLFSFGMNFFSYWFSDKMVLSMYKAQPLKEDSKVYQIVKRLARNADLPMPKVYIINQSQPNAFATGRNPKHAAVAVTRGLLDILDDDELSGVIAHELGHVNNRDILIGTIAASMAGAITYLAHMARWAAIFGRRDNDRDENPFALIATMILAPIAAMLVQMAISRTREYKADAYGAKVSGNPLYLARALRKLEMSSKRIPMSANPATSHMFIVNPLSADKLASLFSTHPSTAMRIQKLEDMSQSGL; this is translated from the coding sequence TTGAAAACTTTAAAAACATTTTTATTGATGTTTGTAATGACTGTTATACTGATGTTTTTTGGTAGCATTTTAGGCGGACAAAGAGGTATGACTATAGCACTTTTATTTTCATTTGGAATGAACTTTTTCTCATACTGGTTCAGCGATAAGATGGTTTTATCTATGTACAAGGCTCAGCCCCTGAAAGAAGATTCAAAGGTATATCAAATAGTAAAAAGATTGGCAAGAAACGCTGACCTTCCTATGCCTAAGGTATATATCATAAATCAGTCTCAGCCTAATGCTTTTGCTACAGGTAGAAATCCTAAACATGCCGCTGTAGCAGTTACAAGAGGGTTGTTAGACATCCTTGATGACGATGAACTTTCAGGAGTAATTGCACATGAGTTGGGACACGTTAACAACAGGGATATTCTTATCGGTACCATCGCAGCCTCTATGGCCGGGGCCATAACATATCTAGCTCATATGGCAAGATGGGCTGCTATCTTTGGAAGAAGAGATAATGACAGGGATGAAAACCCTTTTGCTCTTATAGCTACCATGATTCTGGCCCCTATAGCAGCTATGCTTGTACAGATGGCTATATCAAGGACACGTGAGTATAAGGCAGACGCCTATGGAGCAAAAGTCAGTGGAAACCCCTTATACCTTGCTAGAGCATTAAGAAAGCTAGAGATGTCTAGTAAAAGGATCCCCATGTCAGCTAATCCGGCAACGTCACATATGTTTATCGTGAATCCACTGTCAGCAGACAAACTGGCCTCACTTTTCAGCACCCACCCGAGTACAGCAATGCGTATACAGAAACTAGAAGATATGTCGCAAAGTGGATTATAA
- a CDS encoding cupredoxin domain-containing protein, whose translation MKKMFSLLILLTAILGCSNRDIVTKDEICPMYYSLSGKIENGVRVIDVKAYKFGFNPDIIVVNSGEKVRLRLTSLDVAHGFKLEELGINERIEPGKESVVEFYATEAGTYEFKCSVFCGSGHLKMRGWLVVK comes from the coding sequence ATGAAAAAAATGTTTTCTTTATTAATTTTGCTTACTGCTATTTTAGGATGCTCCAACAGGGATATAGTGACCAAAGATGAGATATGCCCTATGTATTACAGTTTATCTGGAAAAATTGAAAATGGAGTCAGAGTAATAGATGTAAAAGCTTACAAATTTGGATTTAATCCGGATATTATAGTTGTGAATTCTGGGGAAAAGGTAAGGCTTAGGTTGACTTCTTTAGATGTGGCACATGGATTCAAACTTGAAGAACTTGGAATAAACGAGAGAATAGAACCTGGAAAAGAGAGCGTTGTTGAGTTTTATGCCACTGAGGCAGGAACCTATGAGTTCAAATGTTCTGTATTTTGTGGTTCAGGACACTTGAAAATGAGGGGCTGGCTCGTGGTGAAGTAA
- a CDS encoding iron-containing alcohol dehydrogenase, with product MKNFNYSIPTKVLFGKGKVDKLGSEVSKYAYKVLLVYGMSSIKKSGLYDLIKKQLSDFKIQCFELEGVDPNPRIESVYKGAEICRKNDIGLVLAAGGGSVIDCAKAIAAQTKYDGDVWQDFYVENNLEELRDALPVASILTLAATGSEMNGNTVISKMDTNEKLGIGHHKLRPVFSILDPTYTFTVNKFHTAAGVVDIMSHVFEQYFSPDKSGYLQSRLMEGILKTATHFGPIALKDPTNYEARANLMWSGSLALNGMLSCGKESTDWATHAIEHELSAQYDITHGMGLGILTPYWMDYVLSEENAHRFVDYAKSVWGIEGECEMSIARKSIEKTREFFTSLGIPKTLTEVGIDHDKFEIMAERAVKNGPLGTMQALEKEDVLAIYRMAL from the coding sequence ATGAAAAATTTTAATTACAGCATTCCCACTAAGGTTTTATTCGGAAAGGGAAAAGTAGATAAATTGGGATCTGAAGTAAGTAAATATGCATATAAAGTGCTGCTGGTATATGGAATGAGCAGTATAAAAAAATCTGGGCTCTATGATTTGATAAAAAAACAGCTTTCTGATTTTAAAATCCAATGTTTTGAATTGGAGGGCGTGGATCCAAATCCAAGAATAGAAAGTGTATATAAAGGAGCAGAAATATGCAGAAAAAATGACATCGGACTTGTCTTGGCTGCCGGCGGAGGGAGTGTCATAGACTGTGCTAAGGCTATAGCTGCCCAAACAAAATATGACGGTGATGTATGGCAGGATTTTTATGTGGAGAATAACCTAGAAGAACTACGAGACGCACTCCCTGTAGCTTCCATACTTACCCTTGCGGCTACAGGGAGCGAGATGAACGGAAACACTGTTATTTCCAAAATGGATACTAATGAAAAACTGGGGATAGGACATCATAAATTAAGACCTGTATTTTCCATCCTTGATCCGACCTATACATTTACAGTAAATAAATTCCATACTGCGGCTGGAGTTGTGGACATAATGAGCCATGTTTTTGAGCAGTATTTCTCCCCTGACAAGAGTGGATACCTTCAGAGCAGACTTATGGAGGGGATACTTAAAACTGCCACTCATTTTGGTCCTATAGCCTTAAAAGATCCCACAAACTATGAGGCTAGGGCAAATCTTATGTGGTCAGGTTCTCTGGCTCTAAATGGAATGCTATCTTGCGGGAAGGAGTCTACAGACTGGGCTACTCATGCCATAGAACATGAGCTCAGTGCCCAGTACGACATAACACACGGAATGGGGCTCGGTATACTGACCCCTTACTGGATGGACTATGTTCTATCAGAGGAGAATGCTCATAGATTTGTAGATTATGCCAAAAGTGTATGGGGTATAGAGGGTGAATGTGAGATGAGCATTGCAAGAAAAAGTATAGAAAAAACCAGAGAGTTTTTCACCTCATTAGGAATTCCGAAAACACTCACTGAAGTTGGTATAGACCATGATAAATTTGAAATAATGGCAGAGAGAGCAGTAAAAAATGGGCCACTTGGGACTATGCAGGCACTTGAAAAGGAAGATGTACTGGCTATCTACAGAATGGCTCTGTAA
- a CDS encoding thioesterase family protein — protein sequence MFISKYQVRISDINYGGHMGNERSLVAFQQARIEWLETLGLSELNIGENRGLIQRRANVEYLREISLGDILNVKIYPVEIRGSYFILAHEVNNQNGVTVLTGNVTLGAFDYTNKKLAKIPIKLKKILEAEKTTEG from the coding sequence ATGTTTATAAGTAAGTATCAGGTAAGAATTTCAGACATAAACTACGGTGGTCATATGGGAAATGAGAGGTCTTTAGTGGCTTTTCAACAAGCCAGGATAGAATGGTTAGAAACTCTAGGCCTTTCAGAACTCAATATAGGGGAAAACAGAGGACTAATACAAAGAAGGGCCAATGTGGAATATCTTAGGGAGATCTCTTTAGGAGACATATTAAATGTTAAAATTTACCCTGTAGAGATCAGAGGGAGTTATTTCATACTTGCACATGAAGTTAACAACCAAAATGGGGTCACTGTGCTGACCGGAAACGTAACTCTCGGAGCTTTTGATTACACCAATAAAAAACTAGCTAAAATACCGATTAAGTTAAAAAAAATATTAGAAGCTGAGAAAACCACTGAAGGATAG
- a CDS encoding FAD-dependent protein: MQIESSYKMRLESHNLNDFFPEFINRNMKMALEHWGKNRYFLSPRANLIGPETRTSAPVRITRKESGDSVTIQGLYPVGEGAGYAGGIMSAAVDGLKIVDLVFTNVID; this comes from the coding sequence ATGCAGATTGAATCTAGCTACAAAATGAGGTTAGAATCTCATAATTTAAACGATTTTTTCCCAGAGTTTATAAACAGGAATATGAAAATGGCTTTGGAACATTGGGGTAAAAACAGATATTTCCTTTCTCCAAGGGCAAATCTTATAGGCCCAGAGACCAGAACTTCTGCTCCTGTAAGAATTACCAGAAAGGAATCAGGAGATTCTGTGACAATCCAGGGCCTCTATCCAGTAGGAGAAGGTGCAGGTTATGCCGGTGGGATAATGAGTGCCGCTGTAGACGGTCTTAAAATTGTAGACTTAGTTTTTACAAATGTAATTGATTAA